One genomic segment of Mesoterricola silvestris includes these proteins:
- a CDS encoding YfiR family protein, with protein MGFRIKAFAATALAVASLWAGDLAPDQQAKFIKILASSAGSAGKVACRDAALAGELAKMGVANDAGAKVAWAGSEAEVKSLKAAGRLVICGRVEWLAAGGSIAIVDEGGKPQIILSMGNIAASGVTLSDAVLKIGKKLN; from the coding sequence ATGGGTTTCCGAATCAAGGCGTTCGCCGCGACGGCCCTGGCCGTCGCGTCCCTGTGGGCCGGGGATCTCGCCCCCGACCAGCAGGCCAAGTTCATCAAGATCCTGGCCAGCAGCGCCGGTTCCGCCGGCAAGGTGGCGTGCAGGGACGCCGCCCTGGCCGGGGAGCTTGCCAAAATGGGCGTGGCCAACGACGCCGGCGCCAAGGTCGCCTGGGCCGGCTCCGAGGCCGAGGTGAAGAGCCTCAAGGCCGCCGGCAGGCTGGTCATCTGCGGCCGGGTGGAATGGCTCGCCGCCGGCGGGAGCATCGCCATCGTGGATGAGGGCGGCAAGCCCCAGATCATCCTAAGCATGGGCAACATCGCCGCCTCCGGCGTGACGCTCTCGGATGCGGTGCTCAAGATCGGGAAGAAACTGAACTAG